In the Diprion similis isolate iyDipSimi1 chromosome 2, iyDipSimi1.1, whole genome shotgun sequence genome, one interval contains:
- the LOC124416085 gene encoding riboflavin kinase-like isoform X3, which produces MGNIIPNYPDEVVQNLPKEIGTGVYCGFASVNKGEVHKMVMSIGWNPFYENNQKTMETHIMHNFQDEFYGAELRVVMLGYLRPEKKFDSVDDLIAEIRADIDAADTLLSESKFAVYRSNSFFTEDEQQKNTEGVRKTRGRGLCSYADSCILS; this is translated from the exons ATGGGCAACATCATAC CAAACTATCCAGACGAAGTAGTGCAAAATTTGCCAAAGGAAATTGGCACCGGTGTCTATTGCGGATTCGCTTCTGTCAATAAGGGGGAAGTTCATAAGATGGTGATGAGCATAGGATGGAATCctttttacgaaaataatCAGAAGACGATG gaGACACATATAATGCACAATTTTCAAGATGAATTTTATGGAGCAGAATTGAGAGTTGTAATGCTTGGTTATCTGAggcctgaaaaaaaatttgactctGTTG ATGATCTAATTGCGGAAATACGAGCGGATATTGACGCTGCTGACACACTCCTCAGTGAatcaaaatttgcagtttatCGAAGCAACAGTTTTTTCACCGAAGAtgagcaacaaaaaaatacggAGGGTGTCCGAAAAACGAGAGGAAGAGGACTTTGTAGTTATGCCGATAGTTGCATACTTtcgtaa
- the LOC124416085 gene encoding riboflavin kinase-like isoform X2 has translation MARERSGDVATPAVRILLHITAANYPDEVVQNLPKEIGTGVYCGFASVNKGEVHKMVMSIGWNPFYENNQKTMETHIMHNFQDEFYGAELRVVMLGYLRPEKKFDSVDDLIAEIRADIDAADTLLSESKFAVYRSNSFFTEDEQQKNTEGVRKTRGRGLCSYADSCILS, from the exons ATGGCACGTGAACGCAGCGGGGACGTTGCAACGCCGGCGGTTCGGATCCTGCTGCATATTACTGCag CAAACTATCCAGACGAAGTAGTGCAAAATTTGCCAAAGGAAATTGGCACCGGTGTCTATTGCGGATTCGCTTCTGTCAATAAGGGGGAAGTTCATAAGATGGTGATGAGCATAGGATGGAATCctttttacgaaaataatCAGAAGACGATG gaGACACATATAATGCACAATTTTCAAGATGAATTTTATGGAGCAGAATTGAGAGTTGTAATGCTTGGTTATCTGAggcctgaaaaaaaatttgactctGTTG ATGATCTAATTGCGGAAATACGAGCGGATATTGACGCTGCTGACACACTCCTCAGTGAatcaaaatttgcagtttatCGAAGCAACAGTTTTTTCACCGAAGAtgagcaacaaaaaaatacggAGGGTGTCCGAAAAACGAGAGGAAGAGGACTTTGTAGTTATGCCGATAGTTGCATACTTtcgtaa
- the LOC124416085 gene encoding putative riboflavin kinase isoform X1, which translates to MFQAGLPHFAVGPIVKGFGRGSRELSIPTANYPDEVVQNLPKEIGTGVYCGFASVNKGEVHKMVMSIGWNPFYENNQKTMETHIMHNFQDEFYGAELRVVMLGYLRPEKKFDSVDDLIAEIRADIDAADTLLSESKFAVYRSNSFFTEDEQQKNTEGVRKTRGRGLCSYADSCILS; encoded by the exons ATGTTTCAAGCCGGTTTACCACATTTCGCAGTTGGCCCAATAGTGAAAGGCTTCGGTCGAGGTTCCAGAGAATTGAGCATCCCAACAG CAAACTATCCAGACGAAGTAGTGCAAAATTTGCCAAAGGAAATTGGCACCGGTGTCTATTGCGGATTCGCTTCTGTCAATAAGGGGGAAGTTCATAAGATGGTGATGAGCATAGGATGGAATCctttttacgaaaataatCAGAAGACGATG gaGACACATATAATGCACAATTTTCAAGATGAATTTTATGGAGCAGAATTGAGAGTTGTAATGCTTGGTTATCTGAggcctgaaaaaaaatttgactctGTTG ATGATCTAATTGCGGAAATACGAGCGGATATTGACGCTGCTGACACACTCCTCAGTGAatcaaaatttgcagtttatCGAAGCAACAGTTTTTTCACCGAAGAtgagcaacaaaaaaatacggAGGGTGTCCGAAAAACGAGAGGAAGAGGACTTTGTAGTTATGCCGATAGTTGCATACTTtcgtaa